Genomic segment of Sulfurovum sp. UBA12169:
AACCAAAATCAAACCCGCAAACAGCAAAAGGAGCGTTTTTATCCAAGAAAATTGAAGCATATCTATTTCGCTGAGATGCTCTTGTACTATATTTTTGGCATCTTGTGTCAAAAAAAGAAGATATGCTCCCATTAGCAGCAGCAAAAGGATTGCATCAAATCTGGAAATTATTCCATCCAATATCATCAAAAGAAAAATTAATGCGGGCATCAATGCCCATGTGCTGTCTTTTGCAAAAAAGTCTCTGCTGGGGTTTATTTTTTTTGCCACAAGAAATACTGAAGCTAAAACAAGAGTAATGTTGATGATATTGCTTCCTATGACGTTGGAAATGGCAATTTGCGGTTTATTTGTATAGCTTGCAGCGATAGAGGCAGCCATTTCGGGCAAACTGGTTCCAAAAGCAATAAGTGTGGCCCCAATGATAAACTCCGGCATATTGAATTTCAATGCAATGCGTTCACTCTGATTGATGAGTAGCTCGACTCCCCAAATCAAGGAACCCATCGCAATAACGAAAATCAAAAAATTCATTCAGCTTCCTGGGCATCTGTTCTAACAATAAGGCTTGTCGGCAAACCAAAAACTTCGATAAGCTCTTTTTCTTTGGCACGCATTTCTCCCCGGTCGCATTCATGATCGAAGCCAAGCAAATGAAGCAGTCCGTGAATAAAAAGTAAATTCAATTCATCCTGTATGGTGTGGCCATAGAGTTTGGATTTATTTTTAACAAATTCTTCAGAGATAACTATGGAGCCCAAAGGCATTCCCGAAAAGGCATCCTCCAGAGGAAAACTGAGTACGTCAGTGGGGGCATCTTTGCCTCTATGTATTTGATTGAGCGATTGTATCGTGTTGTTATCGGTAATGATAAGTTCTATGTGTTTGGCGGTAAGACTTGCAGCAATCTTCTCCAATATTTCCAATTCAAATGGCAATGATGTTTGGTTCTCTAGGTCTATTAGCATGCTCTAAGTTTACCTGAATCTTGGTAAAATGAGATTAAAAAATAGGATCAAAATGAAAAAGAAAAAAGCAGTATGTATCATTTCCGGAGGCATGGATAGCGCTTTGAGTGCAAAAATTGCCCAAAAAGAAGGGTATGAGATAATTGCTTTGCATTTTAATTATGCGCAACGCACCCAAACCAAAGAGTTGGAATGTTTTAGATATGTTGCCAAAGATATTAATGCTGCATGCTCTTATGAGATAGATTTAAATTTTTTTAAGCAGATAGGTGCTTCGGCATTAACGGATAATAATATTGCCGTGCCTACCGGTGGTTTGCAAGAGGGGGTTCCTGTGACGTATGTGCCTTTTCGAAATGGTATTTTTCTATCCATAGCAACTGCTATAGCAGAAAAACACGGCGCAACTGTTTTGTTTATCGGCGTAGTGGAAGAAGACAGCAGCGGATACCCCGATTGCACTGAGGTATACATAAAGCAGATGCAAAAAGCGATCAATCTGGGAACCAAAAAAGAAACAAACTTAGAGATTAAAATGCCTTTGGTGAGACTTAGCAAAAGCCAGATTGTACAAAAAGCATTGGAGTTGGGCGTACCATTGGAGCACACCTGGAGTTGTTATCAGTCCGAAGAAAAGGCTTGCGGAGTTTGCGATAGTTGTCGATTGCGATTGCGAGGATTTGCAAATGCGGGAGTGACCGATCCCATCAGCTATCAAAGCTAATCCGTATTTTTCAACGCAGGTTGGGGCTAGAAACTAAAGCCCCGTATGACAAATTCAAATTCATAGCGATGTGTTGGATATTTTTCTAGTCCTTCTTCCATGAATTGATCTGCGGTGATCTGTCGATCCCAAAGTCTGTAAGTTAAATCTTTAAACCAAGATTTTTTCTCCGGTGTATCAAGTATGATTCTATCGTATTTTGGATCATCTTTTATTCCTGATGCTACTTCCATCATTTTTTGTTGATAGCGTTCGAGTTTTTCTGGCGTAGGAGCTTTATATGTCTTTTGAATAGTTGAGGCCCCTGAAGGTCCGGAGAGATCTAGACTCGGAGTACAAGCCGTAAAAGCAAATCCTGCCAATGCAGTTATATATAGTTTATAGTTCATTTTTTCTCCTTTGATTATTTTTTGTATTGTAGCCAAATGGACTAAAATCTTTACAGTAAAACCATCTTTTATCTAAAAGATATCGTTTGGTTTTTTGGGTAACATGATTTTGATTGCCGCATTATAGACAGAAAAATTGGCCGCTCTTTAATATTTTACGATAAATTTGCCTTCCGTTCTTTCTTTTATCACGGCATCATGGGGGCCAAATACACCATTCATTGCAATATAAATACCCCATTCGTTTAGATTTTGCATGTATCCCCAAGCCGAGGCAAGGTTGGCAGTGGCTTCGATGGGATCAATTGAAAAAGGCACCATGGATCCTGCAAGAACGATACGTTTTTCCAAATCGGCATCGGCAAGATAGCGTGCGGTAACATCCATAGTATCTGTTCCGTGA
This window contains:
- a CDS encoding asparaginase yields the protein MKKKILLISTGGTFNKHYNPLNGKLEIDTRSLALEEISKRWLCNFEIVNIIGKDSLDITNEDRLLLLATINLAKEEDILIVHGTDTMDVTARYLADADLEKRIVLAGSMVPFSIDPIEATANLASAWGYMQNLNEWGIYIAMNGVFGPHDAVIKERTEGKFIVKY
- a CDS encoding rRNA maturation RNase YbeY, whose protein sequence is MLIDLENQTSLPFELEILEKIAASLTAKHIELIITDNNTIQSLNQIHRGKDAPTDVLSFPLEDAFSGMPLGSIVISEEFVKNKSKLYGHTIQDELNLLFIHGLLHLLGFDHECDRGEMRAKEKELIEVFGLPTSLIVRTDAQEAE
- the queC gene encoding 7-cyano-7-deazaguanine synthase QueC, whose product is MKMKKKKAVCIISGGMDSALSAKIAQKEGYEIIALHFNYAQRTQTKELECFRYVAKDINAACSYEIDLNFFKQIGASALTDNNIAVPTGGLQEGVPVTYVPFRNGIFLSIATAIAEKHGATVLFIGVVEEDSSGYPDCTEVYIKQMQKAINLGTKKETNLEIKMPLVRLSKSQIVQKALELGVPLEHTWSCYQSEEKACGVCDSCRLRLRGFANAGVTDPISYQS
- a CDS encoding sodium:proton exchanger yields the protein MNFLIFVIAMGSLIWGVELLINQSERIALKFNMPEFIIGATLIAFGTSLPEMAASIAASYTNKPQIAISNVIGSNIINITLVLASVFLVAKKINPSRDFFAKDSTWALMPALIFLLMILDGIISRFDAILLLLLMGAYLLFLTQDAKNIVQEHLSEIDMLQFSWIKTLLLLFAGLILVIIGAHFTIESASEIAKNFGISEWIIGIIMISFGTSLPELAVSISAAARGKVDMAIGNIIGSNMANTSVVLGTAALAKPMPIEGMTHMFDIATMIIATFLLVFITANKLYNKSAGIGLIIILGLFLNNTLQNI